The Xylanibacillus composti genome segment AGCTCAACACGCAGTACTTCCGCTACGTTTGTACGATTTTTCGCACAAGTGCCGAGTTTTCGCATATCATCGACGATTTTGAGCTTCCATGGACATCGGCGACCGTTAGATAATCGAAAGACCGCTTTTGTCGCTCTAACGGACACGCATGACCGTTGCAGCAGATCAAGCGACTCGTTTGTCCGTCCGTACTGCTCGCCTCCTCCATTCGGCCCACGCCGCTTTTTCCGCAGCTATCGAGCAGATTACTGGTTTAACTATTTACTATTTCCAACGCCAACAATTTAAAGTAAAATCAAAGGAAGAACTTGGTCCCAAGGAGTTGAAAGCGCTTTGATTTCCACCAATACCAATGAACCGCTGCTGCGGGCGGACAAAGTTTCCAGGATATACGGCAAGGGCTCGCAGGCCGTTCATGCGCTAAAAGGCGCGGAGCTCGTCGTCTATCCCGGCCAGCTCATCGCGCTGAAGGGTCGGTCAGGCTCAGGGAAGACTACGCTGCTCAACATCCTGGCTGCCCTCGATCAACCCTCCGAAGGCGCGGTTTACCATGGAACCCGCGATACCGCAGCCATGTCCGAGAGGCAGCGCAATGAGCTGCGGCGCAAGGAAGTCGGCCTGATCTTCCAATCATTTGCGCTCGTCCCTTATATGACTGCCTACGAGAACGTAGAGTTCGGTCTCCGCATTGCGGGCGTAGACAGCAAGAAGCGCAAGGCATGGGCGGAACAGGCGCTGCAGTTCGTCGGCATGAAGCAGCGCATGCATCATCTTCCGCCGGAAATGTCCGGCGGCGAGCAACAGCGGACAGCCATTGCCCGCGCGATTGCCCACAAGCCGAAGCTTGTGCTGGCGGATGAGCCGACAGCGGAGCTAGATTCCAAGATGGGCCTGCAAGTGCTGAAGGTGTTTCGCGATCTGGTCGAACAGGAGGGCATCAGCATTCTGCTGACTACGCACGATCCCGCCATCATGGAAATTGTCGATCACGTATACGAACTGGAGGATGGTTTCATTGTCCAAAAACAAGCTTAATCGAAAACGGTTTCTACGCCCTGGCGCTTTTGCTTCGGCTGCGACAGCCGTTCTGCTTACTGTATCCGGCTGCTCCCTGCTCCCTCAAGAAGATCAGCCGTTGAAGCCGCCTCTGGTGAAGCCGGTGGAGATTCAGAGCCGCACAGCCGAAGCGACCCTGGGCACCATTGTGAAGAGCTTGTCCGGCTCCGCCGTGCTTGAGCCTGTCACCTTCGCCTATCACGAATTCACCGAAGCAGGCGGACGCATCGAGGAAGTGCTCGTTCGCTCCGGCGACGAGGTGAAGGAAGGCGATGTGCTCATACGCTTGAAGACAGAGGGACTGGATCTGGAGCTGATCCGCAAGCAGGTCGAGGTAGAGAAGAAGCGGCAGGAATTTGACGAGGCCAAGCGTGAGAGAGATCCGCAAGCGTTGCGCGTCCCTGCGCTTGAGCTCAAGCTGGCGGAGGAAGAACTGAAGGTCGTGGAAAACCAGATCGACAGGCTGCAATTGCGCGCTGCGATGGACGGCGTTGTCACGTTCGTCGACCGCATCGAACCCGGTGATCCGGTGACGGCCTTCCGCAACGCAGTCACAATCGCCGACCCTCATACAATGCGATTGGCTTTCAACAGCGTGCCTGCCAACAGAATTACCGAGGTGCAGCTTGGCATGGAAGCCATGCTGACATACAAGGATCAGGAGTTTGGCGGCAAGGTTGTGCAGACGCCCTTATCCGCTCCCTACACCGAAGATGCGCGCTTGCGCGAGCTTTACAGCCAAACTCTGTACATCGAGATGGATGATCCGCCAGAGGATATGAGCATGGGCAACTATGTAGACGTGGAAATTTTGATCGCCCAGCGGGAAAATGTCGTGATCATTCCGAAGTCGGGTCTGCGCGAATATTTCGGCCGGGTTGCCGTTCAGGTGCTGGACGGGGAAAGCCGCCGTGAGGTAGACGTGGAAAAAGGATTGGAAACCAGTACAGAAGTGGAAATCGTCAAAGGTCTGGAAGCCGGCCAGCAAATTATTTTAAAGTAACCGCGGAAGGACGCATATGCTATGGCTATCCTCATCATGTTGTTTAGAAAAACGGTCAAAAACCGTTGGCTCGTGTTAAGCCTGCTCACAGGCATGACGCTCTGCATCGCCTTGACCAGCAGCATGCCCATTTACAAGAACTCCATCCTGCAGCGCATGCTGCACAAGGAAATGGAACAGTCCTACGTCAATACGGGGGCTTACACGGGAAGAATTTCAGCAGAATCGTCTTTGCCAGACGTTCCTGCTCATGAGCAAGTCCGCGACATTATAGAGATGGACGCGTACTGGGAGCAGCATATATTCGATAATTCGGAAGCCTTCACCCCTCTGTTTTATGTGCGGGAACGCCTGTCGCGAGCGATTCAAATCGTCCCTGCCGATCCGGAACGCGTCAATCCGGAGCAGCAACGAACCGCCCGCCTCTACATGCGCTCCGGTCTCCTGGACCATATTCGGCTCGTGGATGGCAGGCTGCCTTCGCCCGAACCGGTAGACGGCGTCTATGAGGCACTGGTAACCGACAATGCGCTGGTGAAGCTGCATATGCTGCTCGATAATGAATTTATAGTGGAAGACGACAGTGCCGCCGCACCTGTGCGCATTAAGCCCGTCGGCGTCATTGCGGAAAGCGACCTGTCCGATCTGTACTGGAACATCGGCAATCTGTCCGGGTACAGCAACCACTTCATTCTCGATGAACGGTTGTTTGAACAGGATGTGATGGCCAAGGGCACAGTGCGGCTGAGCCACGCCCGCTGGTATGCGGCCTTTGATTTTCTGCGCTTTGACCTGGAGCAAGCCGACAGCCTCATCGAACGCGCGCAGCGGCTCAAGAATGTCTACGTGAGCCAGTTCGGCTATTTCGCCACTGTGGACCTTCCCGGCGAGAAAACGCTCGGCTCCTTTCGCGAGCGGGAGTCAACCCTCCAGGCGCTGCTGTGGTCTTTGAACGTGCCGTTATATGTATTGATCGCATTCTATCTATATATGGTATCCAACCTGCTGATCGATCGGCAGAAGCCTGAAATTGCGGTACTCCGCAGCAGAGGCGCAGGCAGACTGCAGCTTACGATGCTTTATGCGGTAGAAGGGCTGCTCTTTACCGGGATTGCCTTGGCGATCGGGCCGTTCATCGGCCTCATGCTGACACAGGCTCTGGGCTCGACGGATACATTTATGAGCTTTGTCCAGCGCAAATCCCTGCAAGCAGAACTTAGCCCGGAAGTGTTCATCTATGCGGGCGGGGCCGCCGTCGGCGCCTTTATCCTGAATCTGATTCCCGTTATACAGGCTACGCGCGTGAGTATTGTCGATCAGAAGCGGATCGCCGCCAGGCAGAAGCCGCGCTCGTTCTGGCATTTGTTCGGCCTGGATTTCATCCTTCTTGTGCTGGCGGGCTATGGCTTGTTCTCCTTCCGCCGCCGTGTGGAGGATCTCGTCTCCCTGGGCCTCGACAATAAAGACATCGCCGTGGATCCGCTGCTGTTCGCCGTACCTTCTCTGTTTATTCTCGGCTTCGGGCTGCTCATGCTGCGCATTTACCCGATGATCGTTCGTTTGATTTATTGGATCGGCAAGCGTATGTGGTCGCCGTCCCTTTATTCTTCGATGCTTATGGTAGGCAGAAGAAGCGTCCAGTACCAGGGGCTGATGCTGTTCATGATTCTGACTGTCGGCACAGGCATCTTCAATGCCAGCGCCGCTCGCACAATGAATCAGAATATGGAAGACCAGATTTGGTACCGTCAAGGGGCTGATATCGTACTGCAGCAGCGGTGGGTGAACGACGCGCCAATCAGCAGCTCGGCGCCAGGTCAGATGGCCCAATCCGATCCGACGGAAGGAAATTATCTGGAGCCTCCCTTCGAGCCCTTCAAGTCCATGCCCGGCGTAGAGATGGCCGCTCAGGTGTATAAGCGAACCGACGCCAAGCTCAGCTCGGGCAACGTCCATGCCGACACGTCCCTGATTGGCATCAGGTCAGACGAGTTCGGTCAGGTTGCCTGGATGAAGGAGAGGCTGCTGCCCTACCATTTCTACGATTATTTGAATCTGATCGCTGCAGATCCGTTTGCCGTGCTCGTCTCCAGCAGCGCGGAGAAGGATTATAACTTGTCAGTAGGCGATCACGTCAGCATCAGCTTGCCGAGCCACGGAGAAATGCGCGGTGTCATCTATGGCTTTATCGACTATTTCCCGGGCTTTATCCCGAATCCGGAAGCTCCCCAGCCGGGCGCCGGCTCCA includes the following:
- a CDS encoding ABC transporter ATP-binding protein, with product MISTNTNEPLLRADKVSRIYGKGSQAVHALKGAELVVYPGQLIALKGRSGSGKTTLLNILAALDQPSEGAVYHGTRDTAAMSERQRNELRRKEVGLIFQSFALVPYMTAYENVEFGLRIAGVDSKKRKAWAEQALQFVGMKQRMHHLPPEMSGGEQQRTAIARAIAHKPKLVLADEPTAELDSKMGLQVLKVFRDLVEQEGISILLTTHDPAIMEIVDHVYELEDGFIVQKQA
- a CDS encoding ABC transporter permease; translated protein: MAILIMLFRKTVKNRWLVLSLLTGMTLCIALTSSMPIYKNSILQRMLHKEMEQSYVNTGAYTGRISAESSLPDVPAHEQVRDIIEMDAYWEQHIFDNSEAFTPLFYVRERLSRAIQIVPADPERVNPEQQRTARLYMRSGLLDHIRLVDGRLPSPEPVDGVYEALVTDNALVKLHMLLDNEFIVEDDSAAAPVRIKPVGVIAESDLSDLYWNIGNLSGYSNHFILDERLFEQDVMAKGTVRLSHARWYAAFDFLRFDLEQADSLIERAQRLKNVYVSQFGYFATVDLPGEKTLGSFRERESTLQALLWSLNVPLYVLIAFYLYMVSNLLIDRQKPEIAVLRSRGAGRLQLTMLYAVEGLLFTGIALAIGPFIGLMLTQALGSTDTFMSFVQRKSLQAELSPEVFIYAGGAAVGAFILNLIPVIQATRVSIVDQKRIAARQKPRSFWHLFGLDFILLVLAGYGLFSFRRRVEDLVSLGLDNKDIAVDPLLFAVPSLFILGFGLLMLRIYPMIVRLIYWIGKRMWSPSLYSSMLMVGRRSVQYQGLMLFMILTVGTGIFNASAARTMNQNMEDQIWYRQGADIVLQQRWVNDAPISSSAPGQMAQSDPTEGNYLEPPFEPFKSMPGVEMAAQVYKRTDAKLSSGNVHADTSLIGIRSDEFGQVAWMKERLLPYHFYDYLNLIAADPFAVLVSSSAEKDYNLSVGDHVSISLPSHGEMRGVIYGFIDYFPGFIPNPEAPQPGAGSRKPLLVVAQLPTIQNELALEPYEVWLKLTSPDDRQALYDHIQNENLQLLKLDDTYERIAESRNDPFRMAMNGVMSLGFILSLGISFIGFLIYWLLSLQGRMLQLGILRAMGISFTQLVGMLAAEQLLTSGAGILVGFAAGMLASHIFVPMFQLAFDPGRIVPPFEVMIQANDTVQMLLLTTTMLLTALGILIWLLSRMKIAQAVKLGED
- a CDS encoding efflux RND transporter periplasmic adaptor subunit — its product is MSKNKLNRKRFLRPGAFASAATAVLLTVSGCSLLPQEDQPLKPPLVKPVEIQSRTAEATLGTIVKSLSGSAVLEPVTFAYHEFTEAGGRIEEVLVRSGDEVKEGDVLIRLKTEGLDLELIRKQVEVEKKRQEFDEAKRERDPQALRVPALELKLAEEELKVVENQIDRLQLRAAMDGVVTFVDRIEPGDPVTAFRNAVTIADPHTMRLAFNSVPANRITEVQLGMEAMLTYKDQEFGGKVVQTPLSAPYTEDARLRELYSQTLYIEMDDPPEDMSMGNYVDVEILIAQRENVVIIPKSGLREYFGRVAVQVLDGESRREVDVEKGLETSTEVEIVKGLEAGQQIILK